Proteins encoded together in one Miscanthus floridulus cultivar M001 chromosome 16, ASM1932011v1, whole genome shotgun sequence window:
- the LOC136510960 gene encoding uncharacterized protein, which produces MSEGDGPPPAFKGDDFPYWKIHMEAYLEAIDVGVYRSTVQGLPKPRDPANLVGDEVHYEKWNAKAKTTIFGSLCKVVFNRVRNHKDTHALWSDICALHEETKKEVNGLGLTQLTQSDVVRKILSALPIEKYSHIVTVLHQMDLFTATPTQILGKINAHEMYMHITPQDVSFSSKKKDLAFKANQEKKSKGKEKQVDLESSSEDEGDDVKIALMMRNTTKMLKKLNKKGIKFDSKKKFFTSSKRKPITEMDCYNCGELGHLAHQCPKPKKDKYKNMYKCKKDDSSDDDKKKYKSYKKRDGKKKQFCNKNKNGKAYIFCDWLTDIESSSGDSSDDSDDEEKVATLVIGNSLPPPPPPPSSSTHLCLMEKGDRKVQSDDDSSGNDSDSEDEFTAPTYDELANMLKEYIQVIRKTRAKNEKLKLENKSLLAKYDIAEKASDELREENKVVSSTINELKTSLKELKEKHDKLEGIHNELNTRYNLLKEEYTTLT; this is translated from the exons ATGTCCGAAGGTGATGGACCACCTCCCGCGTTCAAGGGAgacgattttccttattggaaaattcatatGGAGGCGTACCTAGAGGCCATAGATGTTGGAGTGTATAGATCCACCGTCCAAGGACTtccaaaacctagggatcccgCCAACCTAGTTGGTGATGAGGTgcactatgagaagtggaatgcaaaggccaaAACCACCATCTTTGGAAGTCTTTGCAAGGTGGTCTTTAaccgtgtgcggaaccacaaggacacccatgcactatggtcggacatttgtgcgctccatgaggaaaccaaga AGGAAGTGAATGGACTTGGGCTTACTCAATTGACACAATCCGATGTTGTGAGGAAGATTCTTAGTGCCCTTCCAATTGAGAAGTATAGCCACATCGTCACCGTGCTACATCAAATGGATCTTTTcactgctacaccaacacaaatattgggaaagataaatgctcatgagatgtacatgcacatcactcctcaAGATGTCTCATTTTCcagcaagaagaaagatttggcattcaaggccaaCCAAGAGAAGAAGAGCAAAGGCAAAGAAAAGCAAGTTGAtcttgaaagctcaagtgaagatgaaggtgATGATGTCAAGATTGCTCTCATGATGAGGAACACCACCAAGATGCTCAAAAAGCTAAACAAGAAGggcatcaagtttgattcaaaaaagaagttcttcactagtagCAAGAGAAAGCCCATCaccgaaatggattgctacaattgtggtgaacttggtcatctagctcatcaatgccccaagcccaagaaagacaagtacaagaacatgTACAagtgcaagaaagatgattcaagtgatgatgataagaagaaatacaagtcatacaagaagagggatggcaagaagaagcaaTTCTGCAACAAAAACAAAAATGGCAAGGCTTACATTTTTTGTGATTGGCTCACCGACATTGAATCTTCAAGTGgtgattcatctgatgatagtgatgatgaagagAAGGTGGCTACTCTTGTTATTGGGAATTCTCtacctccaccgccaccaccgccatcatcctctacacacctatgccttatggaaAAGGGTGACCGAAAGGTacaaagtgatgatgatagtagtggtaatgatagtgatagtgaagaTGAATTCACCGCACCCACTTATGATGAACTTGCCAACATGCTAAAAGAATATATACAagtcattagaaagacaagagctaaaaatgaaaagctaaaaCTTGAGAACAAGTCTCTTCTAGCTAAGTATGACATTGCCGaaaaagctagtgatgagcttagagaagaaaacaaggtTGTGTCATCCACCATCAATGAGCTCAAAACTTCActaaaagagcttaaagaaaaacatgataaacttgaggggatacacaatgagctcaacACTAGAtacaacttgctaaaagaagagtacacaacTCTAACATGA
- the LOC136509929 gene encoding uncharacterized protein, translating to MPKRPSDERGGGGSAKLSTRRRRQHLYLVLDDWELGYSIRKIDLPPDSGSDDLEQSTDDDCMTEQCLPPAVFRLEAPHARSGLFAAFGSKIMFMAVHNTPWGTVPMYDVHTRALTAAPRRESEPCSYACAYVQLDGKLFLLDDYHFEMLQPPPPPVDGARFKVKFDWSWYDLPMPQYQTVVSHTVHPDGRTMVFSMLKFTLKRLKLATFSFNIDSTRWTRHGAWGLPFKGRGYFDRDLDAWVGLSCDPDTLGYLCACDVLSADTNNRQPPTCKLSKEKLFCVDPTEEHIGATLVYVGERCSFCLVQCLSTDDRQGGIWMESLPECRRYLLRVTTFSLKYDKNGDLRTAKHRQIGSYRLPEIARVYWDHLERPVAFWI from the coding sequence ATGCCAAAGCGGCCGTCCGACGAGCGTGGCGGTGGCGGTTCAGCCAAGCTTTCtactcggcggcggcggcagcacctTTACCTTGTCCTGGATGACTGGGAGCTGGGATACAGCATCCGCAAGATAGACTTGCCGCCGGACTCCGGTTCTGACGACCTAGAGCAATCCACAGATGATGATTGCATGACCGAGCAGTGCCTGCCGCCGGCGGTCTTCCGTCTTGAGGCTCCTCACGCGCGCTCTGGTCTGTTCGCAGCCTTTGGCTCCAAGATCATGTTCATGGCGGTGCACAACACGCCCTGGGGCACCGTCCCCATGTACGACGTCCACACGCGGGCTCTCACCGCAGCTCCCCGGCGCGAGTCAGAGCCGTGCTCATATGCCTGCGCCTATGTGCAATTGGACGGCAAGCTTTTCCTCCTGGACGACTATCACTTTGAGATGCTCCAGCCTCCTCCACCGCCAGTGGATGGCGCACGGTTCAAGGTCAAATTCGACTGGTCATGGTACGACCTTCCAATGCCGCAGTACCAGACTGTTGTCTCCCACACCGTGCACCCCGACGGACGGACCATGGTGTTCAGCATGTTGAAGTTCACGCTGAAGCGACTCAAGCTTGCTACATTCTCCTTCAACATAGATAGCACCCGCTGGACGCGTCACGGTGCGTGGGGGTTGCCGTTCAAAGGTCGCGGGTACTTTGACCGCGACCTGGATGCCTGGGTAGGGCTGTCGTGCGACCCCGACACCCTCGGTTATCTCTGTGCCTGTGATGTTTTATCTGCCGACACCAACAACCGGCAACCTCCGACCTGTAAGCTTAGCAAGGAGAAGCTCTTCTGTGTGGATCCGACGGAGGAGCATATTGGCGCGACGCTTGTGTATGTGGGTGAAAGGTGCAGTTTCTGCCTCGTGCAGTGTCTCTCTACTGATGATCGCCAAGGGGGCATTTGGATGGAATCGCTGCCCGAATGCCGTCGTTACCTGCTTCGAGTTACAACTTTTTCTCTCAAATATGACAAGAACGGAGATCTGCGAACTGCAAAACACCGGCAGATTGGGTCCTATCGACTACCTGAAATCGCAAGAGTCTACTGGGATCACCTAGAGAGACCTGTTGCTTTCTGGATTTAA